From Nerophis ophidion isolate RoL-2023_Sa linkage group LG15, RoL_Noph_v1.0, whole genome shotgun sequence, one genomic window encodes:
- the ipo4 gene encoding importin-4 — MTEELEQILLQMTQPDNAVIQQATIQLKHAFKDPGIIPALCAVMSGSQNTQVRQSAAVMLRLRVKKRWIKISPADRESLKVVVLQAFMQETEHTVQHSLSQLCAVMVKHETPDSWPALLELLNKSTKSVDPHDRQVGLLLLNKVIESNPEPFQPHYCQLLKLFSTVLKDHNNPTALYYCILTLTAITTYTGTEHMNQMRAIIPSVIEALKHLIKADQSQASDAMEVFNELMESEVSIIVPHVADVVGFCLEVGSDPTLTDSLRVKALSCISFLIKLKSKAVLKQKLLLPILQVIFPILTAAPPPGEEDPEDAEDEDGDGTDNDSPKHCAAQIIDTMALRMPPEKLFQHLMPLTQTCFASDDPYQRKGGLMCLAVLAEGCADHIRTKMLSSVLQTVCQSLSDNNQVVRSAALFALGQFSEHLQPEVSKYCEELMPLLLGYLSSLNQAKVGHVTKAFYALENFLENLGAEIEPYLPTLMDTMLSALNSSDSLKIKELTVSAIGAIANAAKELLVPYFPPVIESLKGFLTTTTEEMRALQTQSLDTLSVLARTIGKDVFSPLAAECVQLGLKLTDSIDDPDLRRCTYSLYSAVSTVSPECLTPHLPPITTIMLLALKSNEGITAHIGEDKTFVLLDDDDDDDAKEEEKEEFLEEEPETDIHDVAGFSVENAFIDEKEDACDALGELAFNTGLVFQPFLESSFQQVFELRDYPHEDVRRAAFGALGQFCRAQHKVWKENPSEFNQQALLKMLDVVLPCFLETVRSEPERQVVMAILETMNAVLKSCKEEAFKDPTRLKEISHVIRDVLKKKTACQDSDDADDEEQQAEYDAMLQEFAGEGIPLLAAYVPADSFAPFLNDLLPLIMIKTKVSCTVAEKSFSIGTLGEILQALISSPGGQGLAGRLSKRLLPVFVAGVKDGDAEVRNNSVFGLGCLAQAGGPTLIPDYPMMLSVFSNLLSKESDRRVIDNLCAALCRMILSNIDIVPLEQVVPALVARLPLKEDLEENQTVYSCLALLYSHSPALMVTLMKPIISSTCHVLGNKEVDEDTQRMLAAFLKQIAQQHAADFQGAATSLPPEQQAHLSAVIGSS, encoded by the exons ATGACAGAAGAACTTGAGCAGATCCTCCTCCAAATGACACAGCCTGACAACGCCGTTATTCAGCAG GCCACAATCCAGCTGAAGCATGCCTTTAAAGACCCAGGCATCATCCCTGCCCTTTGTGCTGTCATGAGTGGCTCCCAAAACACTCAG GTCCGTCAGTCGGCTGCGGTGATGCTGAGGCTGAGAGTGAAGAAACGGTGGATAAAGATAAGCCCAGCTGACAGAGAAAG CCTCAAGGTGGTGGTGTTGCAGGCGTTCATGCAAGAGACAGA ACACACAGTGCAGCACTCGCTGTCTCAATTGTGCGCGGTCATGGTCAAACACGAGACGCCCGACAGCTGGCCCGCCCTGCTGGAGCTCCTCAATAAATCTACCAAGAGTGTTGACCCGCATGACAGACAG GTCGGACTCCTGCTTCTTAACAAGGTGATCGAGTCCAACCCTGAGCCTTTCCAGCCTCACTACTGCCAGCTGTTGAAGCTCTTCAGCACCGTGCTGAAGGACCACAACAATCCCACTGCCCTCTACTACTGCATCCTCACCCTCACCGCCATAACGACCTACACGGGCACAGAACACATG AACCAAATGCGCGCCATCATCCCCAGTGTGATCGAAGCTCTAAAACATCTCATTAAAGCCGATCAG AGCCAAGCCAGCGACGCCATGGAGGTGTTCAACGAGCTGATGGAGAGCGAGGTGTCCATCATTGTGCCTCACGTTGCCGACGTGGTTGGCTTCTGCTTAGAA GTGGGCAGTGACCCCACACTGACTGACTCCCTGCGAGTTAAAGCTCTCTCTTGCATTTCCTTCCTCATCAAGTTAAAGAGCAAG gcggtgctgaagcagaaaCTGCTGCTTCCAATTCTGCAGGTCATCTTCCCCATTTTGACTGCAGCGCCACCGCCTGGAGAGGAGGACCCGGAAGATGCGGAAGATGAAGATGGAGACGGCACAGACAATGACAGTCCCAAACATTGTGCTGCTCAG ATTATTGACACTATGGCGCTCCGTATGCCTCCAGAGAAGCTCTTCCAACATCTG ATGCCACTGACTCAGACCTGCTTTGCCAGTGATGATCCCTATCAGAGGAAGGGGGGCCTCATGTGTCTCGCTGTGCTGGCTGAAGGATGTGCAGATCATATACGCACCAA GATGCTGTCGTCAGTGCTGCAGACAGTTTGCCAAAGTCTTTCTGATAATAATCAGGTGGTGCGCAGCGCCGCCCTCTTTGCCTTGGGACAGTTCTCTGAACATTTACAG CCAGAGGTTAGTAAATATTGTGAAGAGTTGATGCCTTTGCTGCTGGGCTACCTTTCCTCCTTGAACCAGGCCAAAGTTGGCCATGTCACTAAGGCTTTTTACGCGCTGGAGAACTTTTTGGAGAACTTGG GAGCAGAAATTGAACCCTACCTTCCCACACTGATGGACACGATGTTGTCTGCCCTCAACAGCTCGGACAGCTTGAAAATCAAAGAGCTCACTGTGTCTGCCATTGGCGCCATAG CCAATGCTGCCAAGGAGCTGCTGGTTCCTTACTTCCCTCCAGTGATTGAAAGCCTAAAGGGCTTCCTGACCACCACCACAGAGGAAATGAGGGCTCTGCAAACCCAATCTTTGG ACACTCTCTCTGTGCTTGCACGGACCATTGGCAAAGATGTCTTCAGCCCTCTTGCTGCTGAGTGCGTTCAACTGGGCCTGAAACTCACAGACTCTATAGATGACCCCGACCTAAGACGCTGCAC GTACAGTCTGTATTCAGCTGTGTCTACAGTCAGCCCTGAGTGTCTAACTCCTCACCTCCCTCCCATTACAACCATCATGCTACTTGCCCTTAAGTCCAATGAAGGCATCACA GCACACATCGGGGAGGACAAGACGTTTGTCCTGCTGGACGACGACGATGACGACGATGCCAaggaagaggaaaaagaagaatttCTGGAAGAGGAGCCCGAGACGGATATCCACGATGTTGCAGG GTTCAGTGTGGAGAACGCCTTCATTGACGAGAAAGAGGATGCCTGTGATGCGCTGGGAGAGCTTGCCTTCAACACCGG TCTTGTTTTCCAGCCCTTCCTGGAGTCGAGCTTTCAGCAAGTTTTCGAGTTAAGAGAC TATCCACATGAGGATGTTCGCCGAGCAGCGTTTGGGGCCCTGGGCCAGTTCTGCAGAGCACAGCACAAAGTGTGGAAAGAGAATCCCAGTGAATTTAACCAACAAG CTTTACTGAAGATGCTAGATGTGGTGCTGCCATGCTTCTTGGAGACGGTGCGCTCAGAGCCCGAGCGCCAAGTTGTGATGGCAATCCTGGAAACTATGAATGCTGTCCTAAAGTCCTGTAAGGAGGAGGCTTTCAAGGACCCCACGCGCCTCAAGGAGATCAGCCATGTTATCCGCGATGTACTTAAGAAGAAG ACAGCATGTCAGGACAgtgatgatgctgatgatgaaGAGCAACAG GCGGAGTACGACGCCATGCTCCAAGAGTTTGCGGGTGAAGGCATCCCCTTACTAGCCGCCTACGTGCCGGCGGACAGCTTCGCTCCTTTCCTCAATGACTTGCTGCCTCTCATCATGATCAAAACT AAAGTATCATGTACCGTGGCAGAAAAGTCCTTCTCTATCGGCACACTTGGGGAAATTCTTCAGGCTCTTATCAGCTCTCCTGGAGGTCAAGGACTGGCTGGCAGACTCTCCAAAAGACTTCTCCCAGTCTTTGTAGCCGGAGTGAAGGACGGCGATGCAGAGGTCCGCAACAACAGCGTGTTCGGACTGGGATGTCTTGCCCAAGCAGGTGGTCCTACCCTCATCCC GGATTACCCCATGATGCTGTCGGTCTTTTCCAACCTGCTGTCCAAAGAGTCCGACCGCAGGGTGATCGACAACTTGTGTGCTGCCCTTTGCAGGATGATCCTCAGCAACATAGACATAGTCCCGCTGGAGCAG GTTGTCCCAGCTCTGGTGGCTCGTCTTCCTCTGAAAGAGGACTTGGAAGAGAACCAGACGGTGTATAGCTGCCTGGCCTTGCTGTACTCACACAGTCCTGCTCTG ATGGTGACGCTAATGAAACCAATAATCAGCTCAACCTGTCACGTGCTCGGCAACAAAGAGGTTGATGAAG ATACGCAGCGAATGCTGGCAGCGTTTTTGAAGCAAATCGCTCAGCAGCACGCAGCGGACTTCCAAGGAGCTGCGACGTCTCTTCCACCAGAGCAGCAGGCTCATCTCAGCGCGGTCATTGGTAGCTCTTAA